The DNA sequence GCAACGCGGCGGACGGATTCGTATAGGTTGCTGTAAAAAACATCATCATTGATAAGATTTTTTCTGAGCATATTTAGTTCGTCATTGGAAGCCTTTACATATTCCATCAATAAGGTTATCTTGCTTTTTATTTTTTCTTCATATTTTTTTACTTCAGCTTCCTGTCCGTCAGCTTCGGCACTAACTTTTTTTTGTCTAAGCTGTATAATCTCGGATTCAAGGAGCTTCTTTTGATTTTCAAACTTTTCCTTTTTTTCCTGATAGTCCCTCGCCGCCTTTGCATCACGCCT is a window from the Treponema denticola genome containing:
- a CDS encoding OmpH family outer membrane protein yields the protein MNKKSTLIIIVMLLMSLGIYAQQITRFAVIDTGLIFDTFRRDAKAARDYQEKKEKFENQKKLLESEIIQLRQKKVSAEADGQEAEVKKYEEKIKSKITLLMEYVKASNDELNMLRKNLINDDVFYSNLYESVRRVAESEGYTMVLSYEHNAGIIWYSPTVDITDKVIQELRKRSE